GGCCGATACCCCAGAGTAGCCGCCCCGACTTCATTGCCGGAGAAGCCTAGGCCGCAAACTGTTGGGCATAGAAGCTGGCATAGCGCCCGCCCCGGGCCAGCAGCTCGTCATGGCTACCGGCTTCTACGATGGTGCCCTGCTCTAAAAACAAAATCCGATCGGCCTGGCGCACGGTGCTGAGGCGATGGGCAATGATCAACACGGTGCGATTTTCCATGGCCCGTTCCAGGGCCTCTTGCACCAGTGCTTCTGACTCAGAATCGAGGGCACTGGTGGCTTCATCCAGGATCAAAATGCGGGGATTGTAGTAAAGGGCCCGGGCAATGGCCACCCGTTGCCGCTGACCTCCCGAGAGGGTCATGCCCCGCTCCCCGGTCCAGGTGTGATATCCCTGGGAAAAGCGATTGATGAAGTCGTGGGCGTTGGCCACCCGGGCGGCGGCCTCGACAGCAGCAAAGTCGATGTCTGCCTGGCCATAGGCAATGTTTTGGGCGATGGTGCCGGAGAATAGGGCCACATCCTGGGGCACGATGCCAATCTGATGGCGCAGGCTATCGAGGGTGACGGTGCGAATATCGATGCCATCCACTAGGACTCGCCCCTGCTGGGGATCATAGAAGCGCAGCACCAGGTTCACCAGGGTGCTCTTGCCAGCCCCCGATGGCCCCACCAGGGCAATCACATCGCCGGGATAGATGCGCAGGCTCATCTGATGCAATACCGGCTGCCCTGGTTCGTAGGCAAACCCAACCTGGTCGAATTCAATTTTGCCGGTGATCGCAGCTAAGGGCTTGGCATCGGGGTCTTCCGGCAGGGAGGGGGTGAGTCGCATCAGATCGAAAATACGCTCCAGGGAGGCTTCGGTCTGCTTGAATTCGTTGTAATGCTGGGTAACCAGATCGATGGGATGGAGTAACAATGCGATCGCAGTCAGGTAGCTGACGAAGGCTTGGGAGGTAAGGTTGCCCAGGGAAATTTGCCATCCCGCCAGCAAGATCAGCAGAATGATGCTGATGGCCTCGAGGAATCCCACCACCGGGTATTGGACCGCCTTCAGTCGCTCAGCTCGGTAGCGGGCCGCCCGATTTTGTTCGGCCACTTGGTTAAACCGTCTGACTTCATAAGGCTGGGCGGCAAAGGCCTGTACCACCCGCATGTTGCTGAGAACCTCCGTCAGCAGGGAAGACAGGTTCGAGATCTGCTGCTGACTGCGCCGCGATAACAGCAGAATATGCTGACCGAAGCGACCGATCAACCAGGCCATCAACGGCGCCAGCACAAAACTGGCTAGGGTTAAGGGCCAGTTGAGATAGAGCATGTAGAGGGGAATGGCGATGAGTTGCAGCAGAGACGAGA
This portion of the Halomicronema hongdechloris C2206 genome encodes:
- a CDS encoding ABC transporter ATP-binding protein produces the protein MTRRSGYWQLLPFIRPHWRPFAIGFVCMLGYVLTTLLLPYLAGQVSLFVGQGNVESVAYWLGLATLVFLVRGGFQYGENIYMIGASLQVVLDLRQAVYGHLHRLGLDYFEQSQTGDLTYRLTEDMDRIGEVVHKMSQQFISSLLQLIAIPLYMLYLNWPLTLASFVLAPLMAWLIGRFGQHILLLSRRSQQQISNLSSLLTEVLSNMRVVQAFAAQPYEVRRFNQVAEQNRAARYRAERLKAVQYPVVGFLEAISIILLILLAGWQISLGNLTSQAFVSYLTAIALLLHPIDLVTQHYNEFKQTEASLERIFDLMRLTPSLPEDPDAKPLAAITGKIEFDQVGFAYEPGQPVLHQMSLRIYPGDVIALVGPSGAGKSTLVNLVLRFYDPQQGRVLVDGIDIRTVTLDSLRHQIGIVPQDVALFSGTIAQNIAYGQADIDFAAVEAAARVANAHDFINRFSQGYHTWTGERGMTLSGGQRQRVAIARALYYNPRILILDEATSALDSESEALVQEALERAMENRTVLIIAHRLSTVRQADRILFLEQGTIVEAGSHDELLARGGRYASFYAQQFAA